A segment of the uncultured Desulfobulbus sp. genome:
ATTCCAGATCTGTCATTGTTTTCGTAAGGAAGAACACGGCCGGTTGCATCAATCCGAGTTCACCATGCTGGAATGGTATCACAAGGGGTGGAGTTATATTGAGTTGATGGCAGAATGTGAGGCCTTGATCCATAGGCTTGCAGCGCACTGTGCCGGACTGAACGGTGGGCATGATTGCCCTACGATTTTGTTTCGAAAACAGGTTGTGGAGCTTGCGTCACCGTGGGAGCGGCTGAGCGTAACAGCAGCTTTCAGACGATATGCGCATGTGGATGTACGGGACGCGTTGTTGCAAGATCGATTTGACGAGATTTTGGTCAACGAGGTCGAACCGTATCTGGGAATGAAAAAGCCAACCTTTCTCTACGATTATCCGCTTGCGCTCGGCTCGCTCGCCAGGCGGAAACCAGGGGACCAGGATGTCGCGGAGCGTTTTGAACTGTATATTGCAGGGGTCGAGATCGCCAACGGTTTTTCCGAGTTATGCGATGCCAAAGAGCAACGACAACGTTTTCAGCAGGAAATCGAGACGATAGTAGCGCACGGCAAAACGGCGGCAATGCCGGAGCGGTTTCTTGCCGATTTACCTGCCATGGGGGAGTGTGCCGGTATTGCGCTTGGGGTTGACAGGTTCTTTCTTCTTTTAACGGGTTGCGACAGCCTGCAAGAGGGGGCGGTGTTTAATTTTCAAGAATTATAGGCATTCCTTTGTATTTTTTTGGTTTTCATTTATCATGGTCTGAGTTTTTCATTTACAGGGAAACCGGTACGCTGATAATTTCGCGTTTTGGTAAAAGCACCGCGCTCAACTGACCTCCGTACACAGCCCCGGTATCAATACCTATTCGCTCTGGCATAATCAGTGGTTTTGGATAAACTCTGTGGCCAAAAACGACGGGCTTGCCAAAATCAAAGGTGCATTGGTCAAACGGTTTGCAGTTCCATAGGCACCAGTGGCTGCCCTGCTGGCTTAAATGACGACCGGGCTCAAGACCAGCATGCACATAGATAGCATGTTGATCCTGCCACCAAAGGGGGAGGCTCTGCAAGAAGGCAATATGTTGCGGCGGGACTTCTCGCTTGATTTCTTGCTTTGAGGATTCCGGTGCAAGTCCATAGCTTGCCAAGGTCTGCATCCCGCCAACTTCAAAAAAAAACGGAGAAGGATTTCCCTGAAGGTACTGGAGGAAGAGAAGGTCATGATTTCCCATGAGGGGAACGATTGTCATTTCTTTTATTTTCTTCCATTGAAGAATCGTTGCAATTACTTCTTTGGAATTTGGTCCACGGTCCACATAGTCCCCCAGGAAAACGAGCGTATGTATACGGTCCTGGAGTTTTTCGAGTAATACAGTTAACGCGTCAGAGCAGCCATGGATGTCGCCGACTGCAGCGGTGGCTAAATCTGTTTTTTGCATTATTTTCTCAATACTTATTTAATTTCAGGTTATGGATAATAAACAGCGTCAGTTGATGAAAAAGTATATTGATTTGATCGTGTATCGATGGCGATTAATCAGTATCAGTGCTTTGGTCGGTATTTCAATAGGCTTGGTCTATTATCTTACACTGCCCAAAAGTTACCAGAGTACTGCCTTGTTGAGTTACGAGGCACAGCAGATCAACCCCGCAAAAATGGACCCGGAGCAGGGGAAAATTCGTCTTCGGGACTCCCTTGCTACGCTCAGTGAACTGGTTACCAGCCGTAATAGTCTTGAAAAGGTTATACTTCAATATTCTTTGTATGAGGGGGCGAGAAAAACCCTCCCTATCGAAGATGTTATCGAAATGATGCGGAGAAATATCGAGATTTCCCCATCGAAAACAGGTGACGTTTTCAGTGTCGCTTTTGAGGGGGGGAACCCGCAGCAGGTCGTTCGCGTGACCAATCAACTTGCGTCGCTGTTTATCGAGGAGAATCTCAAGTATCGTGAGGAGCGGGCCACGGAAACTTCCAAGTACACGGAAAGTGAGTTGGCGATGGCCAAACGGGTTCTTGATGGTAAAGAGACACAGATGCGGGATTACAAGTTACAGTATTTTAATGAGATGCCGGATCAGCGTCAGAGCAACTTCACTCAATTGCAGGCACTGCTCAGCCAACAGCAGGGGATACAGAATTCTATCCAGGAGCTTGAACGGACCAAGGTGATGGCTCAAGAGCAGTCGAGTATGCAGGTGCGCATTGCAAGTTTTGCCGCGCAAAACAACTCAGGCCCACTGCCAGAGACCGATTATGACCGCCTGCAAAGGTTGAAATCGCATCTTGCTGAAATTTCGACCAAATATACAGAGAGTCATCCGGATGTCAAACGAACCAAGCAGCTGATCACTCAACTGCAGGCCAAAATAGCAGCGGGCGGTGGTCATGGGGGCGGCGCGTCGACAGGATCCAAAGCCGCATTGGTGGCAAGTCTTGAGAGCCAGCGGTTGCAGATGCAAATCAAGCAGATAGATGTCAATATAGATCAGCTGCGCAAACAGCTGGCCGCGCTGCCGGAACAGATCGCAAAGTACCAGCGGTGGATTGAGGCCGCACCTATTCGTGAGGCCGAGTGGAAGACCCTCACTCGGGACTACAGTGAGTTGCGACGACACTACGACGAATTGGTTGCGCAAAATCTGGCGGCCCAATCAGCCGAAAATATAGAAAAAAATCAAAAGGGAAGTCGATTTAAGATTGTCGACTCTGCCCGCCTGCCGGAAAAACCGTTCAAGCCCAATTTTCTCAAGGTGGTTGGGGGCGCCTTGGCCGTGGGCTTGGGCTTAAGTCTCGTTTTTGTTCTTGGCGCAGATTTCATTGACACTTCCTTCAAGGATATCAATGACCTGGAGGATTTTGTCGGGGTTCCCGTCATCTGTGCTATCCCCTATGTTGAGCAAGAGCATGAAATCAAGAGGCAAAAAGTGTATCTTCGCCTCAGCGTGCTTGGCATACTCTTGTTCGCTGTTGGGGTGATCGCTGCGGTTGTTGCCATGTGGAGCAAAGGTTTAATCATAGTCTAACTTTCTGATATTTCGAGAACTGGTATGTATACCAAATATTACGGACTTGCCAAAAAGCCCTTTGCCCTGACCCCGGATCCCAATGCTGTTTTCATGAGCGAGACCCACCAGGAAGGTTTGGCTATTCTCAGATACGGCATTCTCAGTAAAAAGTGCTTTCTTGTCTTGACGGCGGACGTCGGCTCCGGAAAAACAACCCTGTTGCAGGCGTTAGTGGCAAGTCTTGAGCAGGACGTTCATTTGAGTGTGCTCAACAATCCGATCCTCTATCGGGACGAATTTTTTTCCTTTCTTGCCAAGCAACTCGGGCTTGCCTGGGATGGCAACAAGGCGATGTTTCTTGTTGAATTCGGAAAGATGCTGAAGGCTTGCTATGAAAAGGGTGAGCAGGTCGTCCTTATCTTTGATGAGGCGCATGTGTTGCCTGTTGATCTTTTGGAAGAGATTCGTCTTCTGTCCAACCTCGAGGAAAAAGGGCAAGATGTCCTTTCGATATTTCTGGTTGGCCAACCCGAGCTCAACGAGCGTATGAGTGATGATCGCCTTCTTCCGCTGCGGCAGCGTATAGGCCTGCGTTTCCATTTGAACCGGTTCACCTTGGAGGAAACCAGGCAGTATATCATCTTTCGTCTGAGGCAGGCAGGTGCCCATCACTTCAACATTTTTTCTGAAGAGGCCATCGCCTTTATTCATAAGGTCAGTCAGGGGACACCGAGGTTGATCAACATTATCTGCGATCATG
Coding sequences within it:
- a CDS encoding Wzz/FepE/Etk N-terminal domain-containing protein — protein: MDNKQRQLMKKYIDLIVYRWRLISISALVGISIGLVYYLTLPKSYQSTALLSYEAQQINPAKMDPEQGKIRLRDSLATLSELVTSRNSLEKVILQYSLYEGARKTLPIEDVIEMMRRNIEISPSKTGDVFSVAFEGGNPQQVVRVTNQLASLFIEENLKYREERATETSKYTESELAMAKRVLDGKETQMRDYKLQYFNEMPDQRQSNFTQLQALLSQQQGIQNSIQELERTKVMAQEQSSMQVRIASFAAQNNSGPLPETDYDRLQRLKSHLAEISTKYTESHPDVKRTKQLITQLQAKIAAGGGHGGGASTGSKAALVASLESQRLQMQIKQIDVNIDQLRKQLAALPEQIAKYQRWIEAAPIREAEWKTLTRDYSELRRHYDELVAQNLAAQSAENIEKNQKGSRFKIVDSARLPEKPFKPNFLKVVGGALAVGLGLSLVFVLGADFIDTSFKDINDLEDFVGVPVICAIPYVEQEHEIKRQKVYLRLSVLGILLFAVGVIAAVVAMWSKGLIIV
- the epmA gene encoding EF-P lysine aminoacylase EpmA, with the translated sequence MLSPEGLQQRSRLLQAMRSFFYERAYIEVDTPIRLPVLLPESNIFPFASEDCFLHTSPELCMKRLLAQGCERIFQICHCFRKEEHGRLHQSEFTMLEWYHKGWSYIELMAECEALIHRLAAHCAGLNGGHDCPTILFRKQVVELASPWERLSVTAAFRRYAHVDVRDALLQDRFDEILVNEVEPYLGMKKPTFLYDYPLALGSLARRKPGDQDVAERFELYIAGVEIANGFSELCDAKEQRQRFQQEIETIVAHGKTAAMPERFLADLPAMGECAGIALGVDRFFLLLTGCDSLQEGAVFNFQEL
- a CDS encoding metallophosphoesterase, with the translated sequence MQKTDLATAAVGDIHGCSDALTVLLEKLQDRIHTLVFLGDYVDRGPNSKEVIATILQWKKIKEMTIVPLMGNHDLLFLQYLQGNPSPFFFEVGGMQTLASYGLAPESSKQEIKREVPPQHIAFLQSLPLWWQDQHAIYVHAGLEPGRHLSQQGSHWCLWNCKPFDQCTFDFGKPVVFGHRVYPKPLIMPERIGIDTGAVYGGQLSAVLLPKREIISVPVSL
- a CDS encoding AAA family ATPase; translated protein: MYTKYYGLAKKPFALTPDPNAVFMSETHQEGLAILRYGILSKKCFLVLTADVGSGKTTLLQALVASLEQDVHLSVLNNPILYRDEFFSFLAKQLGLAWDGNKAMFLVEFGKMLKACYEKGEQVVLIFDEAHVLPVDLLEEIRLLSNLEEKGQDVLSIFLVGQPELNERMSDDRLLPLRQRIGLRFHLNRFTLEETRQYIIFRLRQAGAHHFNIFSEEAIAFIHKVSQGTPRLINIICDHALLTGFAENKPTIGPELIKESVDDLHFPGEETPLPVAVQTRSRRWPWILLVLLLVAGGIGGALWWQLHQ